In Vibrio chagasii, the sequence GATCATATCAAGGAACTCAGTCGCGGTTGCTAGGCCAAGCTTGTTGATATCAAGCAGAAGCTGACGTGCTTTGTTTAAACCTGTTTCCAGTGCGTATGAACCATCAAGGTTTGGATCGGTAATCAGACCTTTCCAACCTACAACCGTGCGCGGTTTCTCGAAGTAGGTTCTCATTACAACAAACAATTCGTCTTTGTATTGTTCTTGAATTTGGCTCAGGCGCTCAGCGTAATCAAGTGCCGCTTCTGTATCGTGAACAGAGCAAGGGCCTACGATAACTAATAGGCGGTTATCACGACCAGTTAGGATATCTTCGATTTGGCGGCGAGAATTTGCAATACGCTCAGCAACGTCGTCAGTAATTGGGTGTGCGTTGCCTAATTCGGCAGGAGTTGGCATAGGACCCAGAGCTTGGGTTCTCAACTCATCAGTTTTTAATGGCATGTGATAGCTTTTTTATTCTATTGCGAAGTGGTTAAGATAACGGAATTGAACCGAGGAATAAACTCTCTTAAGTCAAAGTTATCTCTGTTATTACTAATATTCTTATTTTTATCAGCAGCCCGACGCTAAATACGGGATTTTCACTTGTATTAACAGGCAGCTATCGGTATTTTCGTTTGAACACAACATAAAAATGCTGGAGCAGCAATGACTCAAGAAAATCAAAGCACTTTGCACCCAGAACTAGTCTTAGGCGATGTGCTGCCTTCTTATAACGATAATAATAATTCTAACCACTTATACGTCTCTCTCTCTGAATTGGTCATGGATCGTGTCTTCTACCATCCAAGTATTGAAAGCCATTTAGATACACTTTCTGATATAGAGAAAACCTCTCTAGACGCCATTCTTGGTGGCAAAAGCGTTGATGAGCATTTCGTTTCTAACTTAGTTACGGCGATTCAAGCGGCAGTTCAACCAAATCATGCTTCTGTACGTATCGCGTTAAGCAACGCTGACAGCTACGGCTTTCGTTCGCTGTTAGGCGGCAATTGCGAAGTGGAAGAAGTAAACCCAGCACTTGGTGTTCGTGGTGTTGCGCGTTATGCGACACAAGAGTACAGCAAAGCCTTTGCTTTGGAGTGTCAGGTAGTTAAGACTCTGCGTGAACAAGGCGTTAATGTAGAAGTGGTGGTTCCTTATGTGCGCGCATTAAGCGACGCGGCTAAGATCATCGATTTACTTGCAGAACAAGGTTTGCCTCGTGGGTTGAATGGCTTGAAGGTGTTGTTCTCATGCGATGTGCCATCTGCGGTTCTACTGAGTGAACGTCTACTGCATTATTTTGATGGTGTGGTAGTGAATGTCGACAGCCTAGCGTCTTTCACACTTGGTGTTGATAAGCAGAATGAAGCGCAGCAACATGCTTTTGACCCACAAAACGAAGCGGTAATTACGTTGCTAGACATGATTGTAAAAGCGACACAGAACGCTAAGAAACCCGTTTTGCTTGTGACGCAAGGCTTGGTTGATTATCCGCGCCTACAAGGTTACATCGCTGATCTTGAAGGTGTTGAAACCGTTGTGACGGCATAATTTAGCTTATTGCTTTAATTAATCAACTTGCTTTATGAGTTGATGCTAAGTGCTAACGCCTTGAGGATAAAAGAGATATCATTGTGTGATGATATCTCTTTTTTGTAACATTTTTTTGACATTTAAATCGTTAGTCGATTAACTGGTCTGATGACTAATTAGGCTAGGTGATTCGAATGTTAACCCCTCTACAAAAAGCAAATTTCTATTTAAGCATGTTTGGCTTTTTCAAAGTCCCACTCATCTGGCTGTGTCGACCAAAGCTTCTGGTACTCGATAACGAGCGTGTAGAGGTGAAAATTCCGCTCAGAAGGCGGACCAAAAACCATCTAAATAGCATGTACTTTGGTGTTTTAGCTGTGGGTGCGGATGTGGCAGGCGGCTTTCTTGCGATGAGTAAATCTCAGCAGCAAGGCGAGAAGATCTCTTTGGCGTTTAAAGAGGTGACAGGTAACTTTCTGAAGCGCCCTGAAGGTGATGTGCATTTCACTTGCACTGATGGTGAGTTGATCAACACTATGCTGGCAGAAACCATGTCGACCGGGGAGCGAGTGAATCAGCCAGTAACCATTGTCGCAACATGCCCGTCTCTTCATGGCGATGAGCCGATGGCAGAATTTACGCTCACGCTTTCTATCAAAAAGATCCCATCTAGAAAGTAGTCACAAGTAGCTGTTCATATGACATTGGGTGGGATTCAAACCAAAAAAAACGGTATGTGAATGTATATCCACATACCGTAATAGTAACATTCGTCTTAGCACTATGACTCTTGTGTGATTTGTTCGATATCGACAATCTTTGAACGGTTCATGACGATCTTCCAACGATAGTAAGTTGGTTCGTTGTCGTGGTTGTTCTCTTTGATGATTAGGTTGAGTAGATGACGCTTCTCAACGGACTCTCGACTCACTTGGCCTTCGTTCAATCGATAAATCTTATTTGAGCCCTTATCCATTAAGCGTGTCAGCGCTCTTAGGCTGATCGATAAGGTTTCCCGCGTTTCCTCATAGCCACTCATAAACGTTGATGTCGACATCTCCGTATGCGAGCGGTAATGCAAGATTTGCTCTTCACGCTGCACCACACGTTTCTTGCGTATCGACTGAATGCGGTCTGCGAGTTTAGAAAAGCTTGCGTAGTCCAACCACTCGAGTTTATGACCAACTGACTTATTGGTCGTTGGATCGTAATAACGGCGTTTCCACTTTGGCTTGCCTTTACGAAGCCAGCGCCAAAGAATATCTCTTAAATCGTCTTTGAAGATCTCGCGTAGCGCATAGATAAAAGACATCGCGACGATGAAAGAAGCGGTAATCTCTCCAAGGAAATCTCGGGCTAAGATAACCGTTGTGGTTACAACTACCATCACTAAGCCTGTCGCAACACCTTTCACGGCTCGTTTCACGTTTTTACCCATCGAGGTGGTTTTCTCTTTGAGTACGATAGGGTGCTCAATTAAACGACGCAGTAAGCGCATTTTGTTACTCAAGCGGGTTACGTCTTCTCGTACCTTGGCTGAGTTGTATCGGTTCAGTTTTCTATGAGCGGTCTCTTTATCGCAAAGGGTTAAAAGGCGCTCTTTAATGGTTGAATACTCGCTACCACGAGGCATGTGTGACACTAGCGATAGGAATTTTTGCTCGGTGTACCAAGATAGGTAGTTGTCGATATTGGCGTAGTAGCGTTTTAAGTTTTCTTCATAAGGGATACTTCGACGCAGCTTCTTTAATATGTCTAAAGCCAGTTCGATAACTTCATCCACTTCGTCTGCCGTTACGTCGTCACTATCATTCTTGTTTAAGCTGCTAACGGCTTTATCTAATGCGATAACATATTGATAGGCGAACAAGCTCAAACTTACACGGTATTGAGTGGTAGAGAGTCGTCCACGTTTTGCCAAACGGCTGTGTACCAGAGGCAGTAGTGTTTTATCACTGTAGTACGCGCGTTTTTGAGTGATTGAGCTATAGAAAAATGCGCTCTCAGAAAGTACTTCTGGAGTGAGTCCAAGTTCACCGGGAATGAATAGATAAACGTCCATGTCGAGCTTTTTTGTCTTAGCCATTGCATGGTTAATTTTGAGTGTTATCGCATCTTGTTTATCAACGGTGATCAACGATGGCTCCTAGAATGTAAAAATATGAATGAAACTAGCGAAAGCATATCAGAGATCACGTATAATCTCCGCCAAATTTAAAGTAGAGACAATCTTGATGATTAATATTGGTCAAATAAACAACTTAGAAGTAGTAAAACAAGCAGATTTCGGTGTATTCCTTGACGCTAGCGACTATGGAACCGTGTTGCTGCCGAAACGATTTACTCCTGAAGGTGTTGAAATTGGTCAAAAGTTAGATGTGTTCTTATACATTGATTCTGACAACCAGATCGCTGCAACGACTGAAAAACCTATCGCACAAGTTGGCCAGTTTGGCTTGATGACTGTTGAAGGTGTAAACAGCACCGGTGCATTCATGAACTGGGGCGTGAAAGGTAAAGACCTACTGGTTCCTTTCAGCGAACAACGTGGTCGATTAAACGAAGGCCAGTCAATCTTAGTATATGTGTACATTGATAAAGCATCTAGCCGTATTGTAGGTACAACTAAGTTTAACAAATGGTTAGACAACACTCCGGCGAATTACAAACGCAACCAGCAAGTTGACTTAATCATCGCTGAACGCAGTCAGTTAGGCTATAAAGCGATTGTTAATGGCGAGCACTGGGGCATGATTTTCCCATCTGACATTATCGGTAAATTGTTTATTGGTAAAACGCTGAAAGGCTACATTAAAAACATTCGTGAAGAAGACGGTAAGATTGACCTTTCTCTTCAGAAAGTGGGTGTAGCTAAGATGGATGACCTAAGCGTTAAGATCTTAGACTTGCTTGAGAAGAAAGGCGGCTTTTTACCTTTGAATGATAAGTCCTCACCTGAAGCGATCTTCTCTGCTTTCAGAACCAGCAAAGGTACATTCAAAAAGACCATCGGTGGTTTGTACAAGGCTGGCAAGATCTCTATCGATAAAGAAGGCATCAGCCTAGCTAAATAAGCCAAACCCTCGGTCAAAAAAAAGCCCAAACTTTCCTGTTTGGGCTTAGGGGAAAGGGCTCCGAAGAGCCTACGCTAATCGTTTCAATTCTTTATTTACTAGATGTAGTTTAGTTTAATTTTCCCAATATGCGATTTTTGACTGTGAAAATAGCGACTTGAATTGATGGTTTTATAATTAAGCGTGCTTCGAAGACCTTTTTGCATAGATCGCATGACTTAAGTTCAATAGAAAAAGCCCAAGCAACGTACGTTGTTTGGGCTTTTTGTTTGTTCGCCTATCTGCCTATTCAGCGGTAGGGCTGGAATTGTGGCTAGAACAGGTTCTTATCACGTACTAATTCTCGTGGCAGACCGTTTTTAACTCGATTGCCAACCCACTTACCAAGGCCAATGATTGCGCCATTGTATTTGACCAGCACTTCACCTTTGCCAGATAAGCCTTCCGGGCGAACATCTCTACCCATGAACCACTCACGAGCATCTTCGATAGTGAGTTCAACGATGTTAGCTTCGTTGCCAGTGGCTAGTGTCGTTGCCACTTGGTGTTGCCAGCGGTAGCCTTTTTTGTGGGTTTCTGCGATCTTGATGCCCATGCGAGAGAAACGGAATTCACCGATCATTGGCTCCAATGCTTCAGGGAATAACCAGACGTCTTTGTCACGAATCCACACCTGAGTATCTGATGGCAGCTCGATATCTAGTGCACTTAAAAGCTGCTCAGCAACTTCTTGTTGTGCTTTCTTCGAAGCCTTCTCGAATGGGAACTTACCTAAACGCTTCTTCACTTCTGGTGGTGTCACAGAAGCTAGTTTTCGGATACGGGCAACGAAGAAGCCTTCAGAGTCATATACCTGAGGGAAGATGTGTAGGAAGCCTTCTTCTGTTGTGGTTGCTTTCGCGTTATCGAATAGGGACTCTAGAGATTCAAATTCCACTGCATCACCAAAGGTCTCTTTTAAGTGATGGCATACTTGTTGGTTTTCTTCTGTGCTTAACGTGCATGTCGAGTAGACCAATACACCATTAGGTTTAAGAGCGTGGAATGCACTTTCAATGAGGTCTTTTTGCGTGTCTGCAATCTCAACAACCGATTGGTACGTCCAGTTCTTCATTGCGTCGGCATCTTTACGAATTGTGCCTTCACCAGAGCAGGGTGCATCTAGCAATACAGCGTCGAACTGTTCAGGTAACCAGCCACCAAATACACGACCATCAAAGTTACTGAGTGCTGCATTTCTTACACCGCAGCGTTCAATGTTAGCGTGAAGCACTTTAACTCGGCTTGCTGCGTATTCATTGGCAACCAACACACCACGGTTGTTCATCAGCGCTGCAATTTGAGTGGTTTTAGAACCTGGAGCCGCAGCGGTATCTAGAACTGCTTGATAGTTCTCTTCACCTTGGAAAAGAGCTGACGGTGGCATCATTGAGCTGGCTTCTTGGATGTAGAACAAACCAGACATGTGCTCGGCAGTGTTACCTAGTGGCGCTTCAGTTTCATCGGCCGTGATCCAAAAACCCGTTTCACACCAAGGTACTGGTTCCAGTTCCCAACCTTTATCTTTTGCGCGCACCAGAAAGTCTTCAACACTGATTTTGAGAGTGTTCACTCGAATACTTTTACGAAGTGGCTTTTGACAAGAAGCGACAAACGAAGCCATGTCTAAATGGCTAGGCATAATGCTTTCAATATGAGTAAGGAATTCTTCTGGGATATATACGTTAGCGTGCAAATGGGTATCTCGATTTTTAGCGTGAATGCGAGCAGTTTAAAGCAAAATGAGGCTGTCCTAAACCAAATTTGCTTTAAACAATAAAAATGCAGCCCTAGGGCTGCATTTAGATGTGAATTGTCGGTTATTCGCTCAGAGGACTGGAGCTATGAGTCAAGCCTATGGACGAGGGATGGCCGTTCTCCACGATTTCCACTCGTCTTCCGCTTTAGGGTACAAGTAGAATGACTGGTCTTCTTCTGCCAAAGGCTGCAGTTCATCGGTTGGCGGTGTTGAGAAAGTAATGCCACCTCTGATTAAGCTATCGACAGTGCCTGCCTTGATGTTTGCACCAGACAAGCCGATAGATACATCTACACCTGATACATTCCAGAACACACTGTTGGCACGAATTAAGTAAGCGAACTCTGGTTTGATTTGAATCGTAGAGATAATACGATCTGCAAACTCACCAAGTTGAACGTCAATCACTGTACCGATTTCTAATTCGCGGAACAGAATTGGCGTACCTTCTGATACCGAACCACGGCTCTCGCTTTGTAGTGTGAAAATCTTGCCTTCAGGTTGAACTGGACCATTACTTAGCTTGAATGCTGTGGTTTTGTTTCCTTTACCCGGTTCAACTTTAATGTGCTTAGAAATCAGAGAAGAGACATTCTTAATCCCGTTCAAACCAATCTCCGGCTCAGCTAGCCAAAAATGACTGCCAGCAACGGCTATTTTATCGACATACTCAGGAAGGATACGAGCCGTAATCTCAATGCCACCTTTAGTGAAATTGGGAACGACTAAAGTCACTTCACCGACATTGACGCCTTGATATTTAATTGGCGTGCCTTTGCTGACTTCTTGATCACCTGACGACGTAATCGTGATGGCACGGCCAAATTTACGCGCAGATTTAGAGTCGTTATAGAGCTTCCAAACATCACCGAGTTTATTGTCGATACCCGGTAGTGAATCAAACGCAATGCCGCCTTGAATTAATGTTTTCACTGGTGCCGCTTTGATACTGATGCCTGATAAAGACGCGTCGACCTCAACACCAGAACGATTCCAAAAAACGGTATTGTTGTTTAGTAGGTGTGTGTAGCGGTTTTCGATGGTAACTTGGATTCTTACGCCGCCGTCAGCAAGCTGAAAATCACTCACACTACCAACTTGTAGGTTGCGGTAGAGTAGTGGGCTACCTTTAGAAATTGATGGTAACTCACTTGCGAACAACGTTAGTGTCTTAGAGCCCGATTGGTTGAGCTTTGCAATCTCAGCGAGTGATTTACTTTGGAAAAGTTGGTAGCTTTCTCTTGTTTGATCTTTACCCTCGCTCACGAAGCTAATAGAGCCTGTCAGTAGCTGTTTTGCTGGTGGGACGGTCACACTTAAGCCTGATTCTGTCAGTTCAGCGCTCGCGCTGCCGGTTACGAAGAAGCGGTTATTACTTTTGATAAGGTGAGCGTATTGATTGTCGATCAGCGCGTCCATGAACACTTCGTGCTTATCGCTTCCGGTACCAACTCCATCAACTAAACCTACTTTGATGATTGAGCCAACAGGTATGCCTTTATAGAGTAGTTGTGTGCCTACATCGAGACCAAAAGAATTGTTCGAGGTAAGGCGAATAGCAACGGATTTTTCTTGCTCTTGGCTATATTCCGTTTTGCGAATCGCAGTGAAACGTCGTGCTTTTTCACCTTCACCTGGCACTAGCGTTAAGAAGTTGCCCGTCACCAAGTTAGCGATGTTCTTCATTCCTGTCAGCGATAGTTCAGCTTCTTCGAGGATGAACTTACTGCCACTGTTAAGGAAATCACTGAACGCAGGTTGGATAGCTGCAGATGCGATGACATTTTCACGACCTTCGCTGAGTGATAAGTCGGTAATTTGACCGATTTCGATGCCGCGGTACATGATTGGAGCGCCAGTTGCACTGATCTTATTATCATCAGGGACAGCAATCTTAATAGAGATACCACGACCAGCGGTTTTTAGATCTGGGTAGAGTTTGAATTTGGTGTTCATCTCAACTGGCTGACCATCTCCAGGTGAGTCTACGGCGATAGAACCACCTAACAGAGCGCTTAGGCTTTCCAAGCGAACATCAACACCAGAAAATCCGATACTTGCACCTAAGCCACTGACGTTCCAGAAACGGCTTTGGTCGGTAATGATATGGCTGTATTCATCTTTAATAGCCGCTTGAATCGTGACTGACTTTCCGCTTTCGTTAAGCTGATAGTTGTAGACCTCACCGATTGGGATTTTACGATAAACAATCTGAGAGCCAACAGAGACGCCGCCCAAATCTTTTGTAGTCAGTGATATGTTCAAGCCATCGGCAGCTAACAAGTCAGAAGGTGCAGACTCCAAAGCTTGGAAAACAGTTTCTGGTTCTTGTTTCGTTTCACTTGGGTGAATTGCAATGTAGTTACCGGATACCAACGCATCTAACCCAGATATTCCAGATAAGCTTGCGGTCGGCTTCACTAACCAAAAACGAGTGCCTTTAGATAACAGCTTTTTTGCTTCCGGATAGATATCAGCATCAACATAGATATTAGATAAGTCTTTCGATAGGGTAATATCGCGGACCATACCCACTTCTAAGCCTTGGTAGCGAATCGTGGTGCGTCCTGCGACTAAGCCTGCCGCATCTGAGAAGTAGATCTGCACACGTTGGCCTGCATCATGGACTGACTTCATGACTAGCCAGCCAGCAAGTGCAACGGTGAGGATCGGCAGAATCCACAAAGGAGAAATCCCTTTGTTTTTTCTGACTTCCGGTGAATATGATGTTTGTGATTGGTTATTGTCGTTCATTCACTGACTCATCTTTAGAGGTATAGTTATCCCAAATTAGCCTAGGATCTAAGCTTTCCGCTGCCAGCATTGTTAGAACAACAACCACGCCGAAAGCGACTGCACCATAACCTGGTGTGAAGTTTAAAATTTGTCCACGGTCGACCAATGTCATCATGATCGAAATAACGAACAGATCCATAACGGACCATTTCCCCACCCATTTCACGATAAAATAGATGGTCATGCGTTGTCTGTGGTAAAGCGCTCGTTTCATTTGAATACAAATCAATATGTAAGCAAGCCCAAGAATTTTGGCCACGGGAACGACAATACTCGCAATAAAAATGATGGCAGCGATGCCGTACATGTCGCTATTAATCAAAGAGGCGACACCTGAAATGATCGTATCTTCGAGTCGTTGGCCGTTTGTAATAAGAATAGATATAGGAATCACGTTCGCTGGCACAATCGCAACGGCGGCAGCAAAAAGCAGTGCCCATGTCTTTTGGATCGAGTAAGGCTTGCGGTGATACAAAGCATGATGACAACGAACACAAGCGTGACCGTCAGGCTGAGAAAGGTGGCAGTTGTGGCAGTGCACGTTCTTGTTTTTGGTAAAACTATATTCCGATTCTTTTGCCCACGCTTCCCAATAGCGGCGAACACTAATTCGGCTCACCAGTAACACGCTAAATAGCTGGAGTAAGATCAGGCCAATTAAACCGGGACCAACAAATATGTCAGAGTAGTCTTGTAGCTTAAAACAGGAGATCGCCACGCTCACTAAGAACACATCCAGCATCATCCAATGTTTTAAGGTCTGAATGATGACCAGCGAGTAGCGAAACGGTGTAAAGAAGCCAAAACGAAGCGAGAAGTGGCTGATTAATACAGAACTACAAACGAGCAACGGCGCTATTGAACTACAGAATAGGATGAGTAAGCCGAGCAGTGGAAAACCTTCATTCATCAAGGTAAATACGCCGGATGGCAGCGTAGCGGGAATCATCACCCCAATAAGACGAATGCTAATGAAATCGAAAAAGTGAGACGGGATAAACAGCAACAAGCAGGTTATCGCGATTGCTAGGTTTCCAGAAAGGCTAGGGGTGCCACCTCGGTAAAGCTGGGTACCACACCTCGGGCAATAGGCGGATTTTCCTAGTGGGATGTCCACCTTGTTGATAGGAAGCTCACAGCCCTGACACAAACGGACAGAGCTACTGTCGCTTTGATGCTTGGTCGTTGATAAACCTTGGGTTACCGATGGGGAGGTCATGCGACCTCCCGCATTGAATGGTATGTCAGTTTAGAAGTGTGGTGTATGTGGCTAGGACAATAACTATCAGGCGTGCGATTGCACACTGCCATAGAGTGTTTGATAAAGTCCTTGTTGTTCAACCAGTTCACCATGTGTTCCCGTCTGTGTGACTTGTCCATCTTCTAAAACATAGATTAGATCGGCTTGTTTCACCGCTGATAAGCGATGAGCCACGATTAAAGTTGTGCGGTCTTTCAAAAACTCACTCAACGCTTTATGCAGTGCAGACTCTGTTGCCGTATCTAATGCTGATGTTGCTTCATCAAGAATAACAAACTTAGGATTGCTCAGCACCATACGAGCAATGGCTAGACGTTGTCGTTGACCACCTGAAAGGCGAACACCGTTCCTACCAATTTGAGTATCTAAGCCGTTACTCAACTGCTTGATCACGTCTTGCATTTGAGAGACTTCAAGCGCGCGCCACAACGACATTTCATCGTAGTCAGCACCAAGGGTCAGATTATGCCTTAATGTATCGTTGAAGAGTATAGGTTGTTGTAAAACAACAGCAATTTGATTGCGTATAATATCAAAACTGATGTCATCGGTGGTTTCACCGTTGTAGCGAATACATCCAGAGTCTGCTTGATAAACCCCAATCAGCAATTGGATTAGCGTGGATTTGCCGCCACCACTAGCCCCAACCAATGCCACTTTTTTACCAGCAGGTATGTGCAGCGAGAGGTTATTTAAAACAGTGTTTTCTAATGTGTAAGAGAATGTAACGTTATCAATGTCGACTGTCACTTCTTCATCATCACTGAACGGGTTCACTTTGCTGACTGGGCGCTTCTCTTCTTCTAGTTGTAGAAGGTCATTTATACGTTGCAGCGCTGCTTTAGCGCTATACCAAGAGAATTGAATACCGAGCAGCTCTTGTACCGGGCCTAACATAAACCACAGGTAGCCGAATACAGCAAAAATTTGACCAATGGTTAAGTCACTGAATAGCACCATTAGCATGGCTACCGCGCGAAACAGTTCAAAACCTAGTAAGAAGAGCAGAAAAGAAACTCGACCAGCGGCTTCTGATTGCCATGCATATTTGTCAGCATCGATTCTTACTTGGTTCGCTTGAACTTTGAGTTCATCAAGGAAAATACGTTCTTTGTTAGCTGCACGCAGTTGATAGATGCCGTCTAGTGTTTCAACTAATCGGTTTTGAAAACGTTCAAACGATTGGTTCTCGTGTTTCTTTAAGTGCTTAACTTTACTACCTAGTTTACGTGAGAAGTAAATGACAACAGGATTGACCAGTAGAATGAACAGGCCTAAACGCCACTCTAACCACAATAGAACGATCGCTGTGCCGAACACAGTTAAAAAGCTGATTAGGAATTTAGACAGTGTTGAACCAATAAACTTATCGATGGTCTCTATGTCTGTGATCAAGTGAGCATTGATGCCACCACTGCCTTTTGTCTCGTACTGCCTGATGCTGATACGACCAAGTTTGTCGATCATCTTGCTGCGCATCTTATAAGTGATGGTTTTAGAGACTAGAGTGAACTGACGTCCTTGAAGGATATTAAGCCCTTGGCTGACAGTGCGCATCAAAATGACAAGTAAAAGAGTCAACGCAATATAGCCAGTAGGCGTTTGCATTGAGGTTGGCAGCAGATGGTTCATCATCTCAAGCCCAGATGCTGGCTTGTCGAGAAGTACCTCATCCACCATAAGTGGCATGAGCAGCGGGATAGGGACACTGATTAGTGTCGCGAGCACCGCGATGATGTTGGCAAACACCAGTTTGGACTTGTGTTTTTTTACTTGAGTTATCAGCCAAGAACGGCTAATAGTGTCATCTGAATTGGTCATTTTAATGAGAATAAGTCCTATTTAGGTGGGTGGTCGCATTCTACTGTGTTCTCTTAATAATGGAAGTCACAATTTAATTGGAAGTTAATAATGAAAATAGAACATTACCATCGCTTAACCAAACAAGCCGTTGCATTAATCGAATCAGAAACCGATATGATCGCAAATTTGTCAAATATCAGTGCATTACTGTCGATGGAACTTGACGATCTTAACTGGGCAGGCTTTTACTTAATGAAGGGCGATGAATTGGTTCTTGGTCCATTTCAAGGTAAACCTGCATGTGTACGTATCCCTGTTGGCCGTGGTGTATGTGGTACTGCAGTGGCAACGAACTCTGTTCAACGTATATACGACGTGCATGAGTTTGAGGGTCACATTGCTTGTGACGCTGCAAGTAACTCCGAAATCGTGATTCCGTTTTCGATTGATGGAAAAGTAGCGGGTGTACTTGACATCGATAGCCCAAATGTTGGTCGATTTAGCGAAATTGACGAGGAAGGACTGACGTTTTTCATGGCTGAAGTGGAAAAGCTGCTTAATTCGCACGCGAACAAGGCATAAATTATTCTCTTACTGTGGTTTTTCCCAAGCATCTCTCTATAATACGTAAAAATATTTTCTTAATGCTCGCGGAAAACCGCAAAAACCAGGAACCCACATGGAAAACACTGAAAAGTTAAAAAACAGCAAAGAAGTTATCGCATATATTGCTGAATGTTTCCCTAAATGCTTTACTTTAGAAGGTGAAGCGAAGCCACTTAAAATTGGTATTTTTCAAGATCTTGCTGAACGTCTAAATGAAGACGAAAAAGTAAGTAAGACTCAGCTTCGTGCAGCGTTAAGACAGTACACATCATCATGGCGTTACCTGCACGGCGTAAAAGCTGGTGCAGAGCGTGTTGACCTAGACGGCAACGCGTGTGGCACACTAGAAGAAGAGCACGTTGAGCACGCTAAAGCTACACTTGCAGAAAGCAAAGCTAAAGTTCAAGCTCGTCGTAAAGAGCAAGCACAAAAAGCTCGTGAAGAAGGCAAAGCGAAACCTAAGGCGAAGAAAGCTCCACAGCCTCGTCGCCAAGCGCCTAAAGCACCAAAAGTAGAAAAGCCTGTAGAAACACGCGCTTTGAACGCTGACGAATTCATCGCTGGCAAAGAAGTAAATGTGAA encodes:
- a CDS encoding phosphoenolpyruvate synthase translates to MTQENQSTLHPELVLGDVLPSYNDNNNSNHLYVSLSELVMDRVFYHPSIESHLDTLSDIEKTSLDAILGGKSVDEHFVSNLVTAIQAAVQPNHASVRIALSNADSYGFRSLLGGNCEVEEVNPALGVRGVARYATQEYSKAFALECQVVKTLREQGVNVEVVVPYVRALSDAAKIIDLLAEQGLPRGLNGLKVLFSCDVPSAVLLSERLLHYFDGVVVNVDSLASFTLGVDKQNEAQQHAFDPQNEAVITLLDMIVKATQNAKKPVLLVTQGLVDYPRLQGYIADLEGVETVVTA
- a CDS encoding DUF4442 domain-containing protein, producing the protein MLTPLQKANFYLSMFGFFKVPLIWLCRPKLLVLDNERVEVKIPLRRRTKNHLNSMYFGVLAVGADVAGGFLAMSKSQQQGEKISLAFKEVTGNFLKRPEGDVHFTCTDGELINTMLAETMSTGERVNQPVTIVATCPSLHGDEPMAEFTLTLSIKKIPSRK
- a CDS encoding S1-like domain-containing RNA-binding protein yields the protein MKLAKAYQRSRIISAKFKVETILMINIGQINNLEVVKQADFGVFLDASDYGTVLLPKRFTPEGVEIGQKLDVFLYIDSDNQIAATTEKPIAQVGQFGLMTVEGVNSTGAFMNWGVKGKDLLVPFSEQRGRLNEGQSILVYVYIDKASSRIVGTTKFNKWLDNTPANYKRNQQVDLIIAERSQLGYKAIVNGEHWGMIFPSDIIGKLFIGKTLKGYIKNIREEDGKIDLSLQKVGVAKMDDLSVKILDLLEKKGGFLPLNDKSSPEAIFSAFRTSKGTFKKTIGGLYKAGKISIDKEGISLAK
- the rsmF gene encoding 16S rRNA (cytosine(1407)-C(5))-methyltransferase RsmF; this translates as MHANVYIPEEFLTHIESIMPSHLDMASFVASCQKPLRKSIRVNTLKISVEDFLVRAKDKGWELEPVPWCETGFWITADETEAPLGNTAEHMSGLFYIQEASSMMPPSALFQGEENYQAVLDTAAAPGSKTTQIAALMNNRGVLVANEYAASRVKVLHANIERCGVRNAALSNFDGRVFGGWLPEQFDAVLLDAPCSGEGTIRKDADAMKNWTYQSVVEIADTQKDLIESAFHALKPNGVLVYSTCTLSTEENQQVCHHLKETFGDAVEFESLESLFDNAKATTTEEGFLHIFPQVYDSEGFFVARIRKLASVTPPEVKKRLGKFPFEKASKKAQQEVAEQLLSALDIELPSDTQVWIRDKDVWLFPEALEPMIGEFRFSRMGIKIAETHKKGYRWQHQVATTLATGNEANIVELTIEDAREWFMGRDVRPEGLSGKGEVLVKYNGAIIGLGKWVGNRVKNGLPRELVRDKNLF
- a CDS encoding MlaD family protein, coding for MNDNNQSQTSYSPEVRKNKGISPLWILPILTVALAGWLVMKSVHDAGQRVQIYFSDAAGLVAGRTTIRYQGLEVGMVRDITLSKDLSNIYVDADIYPEAKKLLSKGTRFWLVKPTASLSGISGLDALVSGNYIAIHPSETKQEPETVFQALESAPSDLLAADGLNISLTTKDLGGVSVGSQIVYRKIPIGEVYNYQLNESGKSVTIQAAIKDEYSHIITDQSRFWNVSGLGASIGFSGVDVRLESLSALLGGSIAVDSPGDGQPVEMNTKFKLYPDLKTAGRGISIKIAVPDDNKISATGAPIMYRGIEIGQITDLSLSEGRENVIASAAIQPAFSDFLNSGSKFILEEAELSLTGMKNIANLVTGNFLTLVPGEGEKARRFTAIRKTEYSQEQEKSVAIRLTSNNSFGLDVGTQLLYKGIPVGSIIKVGLVDGVGTGSDKHEVFMDALIDNQYAHLIKSNNRFFVTGSASAELTESGLSVTVPPAKQLLTGSISFVSEGKDQTRESYQLFQSKSLAEIAKLNQSGSKTLTLFASELPSISKGSPLLYRNLQVGSVSDFQLADGGVRIQVTIENRYTHLLNNNTVFWNRSGVEVDASLSGISIKAAPVKTLIQGGIAFDSLPGIDNKLGDVWKLYNDSKSARKFGRAITITSSGDQEVSKGTPIKYQGVNVGEVTLVVPNFTKGGIEITARILPEYVDKIAVAGSHFWLAEPEIGLNGIKNVSSLISKHIKVEPGKGNKTTAFKLSNGPVQPEGKIFTLQSESRGSVSEGTPILFRELEIGTVIDVQLGEFADRIISTIQIKPEFAYLIRANSVFWNVSGVDVSIGLSGANIKAGTVDSLIRGGITFSTPPTDELQPLAEEDQSFYLYPKAEDEWKSWRTAIPRP